The following proteins come from a genomic window of Pocillopora verrucosa isolate sample1 chromosome 6, ASM3666991v2, whole genome shotgun sequence:
- the LOC131775118 gene encoding uncharacterized protein: MLPKLQEFSVDRCFNPPDFGEVVSCQLLYFSDASQLAYGAVSYLWLVNSQGNVHCCFVLLAPLKPVTIPRMELSAIVLSTRLDRMIREELEYRIEESFFWTDSTCVLRYAENKGSRYQTFVANRVSAISEQSSPIQWKYVETNLNPTDDASRGLTVDVIVGSNHWCMGPCFLWQNEESWPKRPAAMYEDREEELRTSEENTTTFLIVAHPANQVINKLFERFSLRLQLKKCVAWMLWFKDC, from the coding sequence ATGCTGCCAAAGCTTCAAGAGTTTTCTGTTGATCGATGTTTCAATCCTCCAGATTTTGGAGAAGTTGTCTCCTGCCAACTCCTTTATTTTTCTGATGCTTCTCAACTGGCTTATGGTGCAGTGTCCTATCTGTGGCTCGTCAACTCACAAGGCAATGTTCATTGCTGCTTTGTGTTGCTAGCTCCACTAAAACCAGTTACCATTCCGAGGATGGAGCTCTCCGCCATTGTGCTGTCTACAAGATTGGACAGGATGATTCGTGAAGAGTTGGAGTACAGAATTGAAGAGTCTTTCTTCTGGACAGATAGCACGTGTGTCCTACGCTATGCGGAGAATAAAGGTAGCAGATATCAAACATTTGTTGCAAATCGAGTATCAGCAATAAGTGAACAATCTTCCCCTATCCAGTGGAAGTATGTTGAAACGAATCTCAATCCCACTGATGACGCCTCAAGAGGATTGACTGTGGATGTCATCGTAGGGAGTAACCACTGGTGTATGGGTCCATGTTTTCTTTGGCAGAATGAGGAAAGTTGGCCAAAACGCCCTGCTGCTATGTACGAAGATAGAGAAGAGGAGCTACGCACATCTGAAGAAAATACAACTACATTCCTCATTGTGGCCCACCCCGCCAACCAAGTTATCAACAAATTATTCGAGCGTTTCTCCTTGCGGCTTCAGCTAAAGAAGTGTGTGGCCTGGATGCTATGGTTTAAAGATTGTTGA